GAGGAAAAGAACTCGCTCAGATTCTTAAAGCTCACACAGCACAAGAATGTCCGCTCACTGAAGCGCAAATAATAAAACTAATGATACCTGTTCTAGAAGGCCTGCAGTATATACACGACCAAGGTGTATTACATAGAGATATTAAGCCCGCTAATATCTTTGTTCGCTCAAGTGACGAGCGCCCATTGTTGATTGACTTTGGAGCTGCAAAACAAAACTTTGGCCACACGCAGAAGTCTGAAAATCAAATGCAAACTTATGGGTATGCTCCGTTAGAGCAGGTAGGTTCAGAGGGTGATCTAGGCCCTTGGACGGATATTCACGCAGTTGGTGCGATGATGTGGCGAATTGTTCTTAATGCCAACCCTCCCCGGGTTGAAGACCGTACCGCTAAAGTATTGCAAGGCCAAGCAGATCCTGCCCTAACCCGACTGGATGAAGTTAAAGAGCAATTCTCTGAAAATTTTATTAATACAATTAAAAAAGCAATATCAATTCGTATTAGTGAGCGTTTTCAAACTGCTAATGAACTTATAGCTGCGTTACAAGGCGTACCCGTAACACCACAGGTTGGGCTAGACGAACAACAAACTACTCGGTTAGATTCATCGGCCTCAGCGTCTCAGTTTCCACCAAGCTATCCATCGCATGTTGCACATCCGCAGGCCACCGATCCCAATCCTAGTTCACCCAAGTCACATAGCGCATCGGGGCCAAACACGGCAGGGTTTTCTACGTCTCAACCTATATCTGCTAATAGTAACTCGGGGTACAGTCCGGGGCCCGTTCCCAACAATCTTGGGGCGAACGCGAATCAACATCAATCGACAACTCCCCCCACTAAAAATAACTTCAAAATGTGGGTCGGCGCGCTATGTGCGGCGGTTGTCGTTCTGCTAGGCGGCTTTTATGGCTTACAGGCAACCAAAAGTAGCACTGCTTCTAATCAGATTTTGGTAAACGAAGAAATCGATATTATTTACTCTTTGGTCACCAAAGCAGAGATGGATAACGACAGCAATACTATTGAAAACCGCATGCTATGTGCAATGGAAGAAATCGATGATATGGATGATGCTGGAACGAGAAATATTGAGCTACTTCGTTCTGGCATTGAAAACCGAACACTAAATATTGAAAAGAATTTAGCGAAAGCCAGAGAACGAGCTGCCGATTTAGTATCTCGTCATCAAACAAACTCACAACATATTAATAATGTCTTCGATGAAGTCATAAAGTCGAGTAAACAAAAAGGGAAGTACGATAAAGCAGAATACCAAGCGTCGTTAAAGTTACTTGTCCAAGAAGCTTCTAAATTAAATGAAAAGAGCGAAGTCATTGAGTTACTAGAAAAACGAATAACCGTTACTCCTAAAGCGTGCGGTTAACACCAGCCTAGAAATACAAACTTGAAAGACGTCTATCAATTTAATAGGGATTTAAACGATGAATACGTTAAATAAAGTAGTACCAGCGACCATTGCATGCTTACTCATGACTGGGTGTGCAAATACAGCAGAAAGCTTGATGGGGGCTTTAACACCAGAGAGTAATCAAAGTAACAGTAGCGAAGGCGGCATGGACTTCAGCTCATTTGAAGTGAGTTCGCCAGTTGAAGAATTAGGTAAAGAGGATATCAGTACTGCTCGGACTGTCGGCCAAGTTATTGGTGCAATTGTTGGGGGGTATGCGTGTTACAAAAAGTTTGATGGCAACAAATTATTGATGGCGACTTGTGCCGCGATCGGAGGGACAGCAGGCGATAAATTGGGAAAATATATAGGTGAGGGGATAGCCATAAGACGGATGAATTATGCCAGTAATTACGAGTTTTTAGAGTCAGAGATTGAAGCGTCTGAAAACGCGATTAAAACACGCGAAGACGAGTTAGCAGCAACCAAGTTAAATATTACTACCATGGAAGATAGGGTTGTGTTGCTTAAAAGCAAAGCGTCATTAACCAAAGCCGAAATTGCTGAGGCAACAGCACTTCTAAGTGAAGTTAAAGCACTGCGAGAAGAAAATGAAATGCTTGAAACTCGCTACGACGAAACGCTTTTATATTTAGACAGTGCACTTGAAGACAGTGAGGAAGAAATTGCGTCGCTAACAGAAGATAAAGCAAAGACTCAACAGGCGCATGAAGAGCTACTGGCTAAGCGTAATCAACTTTCAATGCAGCTGGCTTCTATTCAAACCCAGTCGTCACAACTGGATGAACAAAGTACCGCACTTACTAGCCTAATTGCAGGCTAAGGAGCTTATAAATGAACCCTTTTAATAAAGTAGCTGCGGTAATGTTAAGTGTAATGGTGGTGGGCTGTGCAGTATCTGCTGATCCTAGAGAACAGAGCACGGGGGAGCGAATTTGGGCAAGTATTAGCGGACTCGATGAAAAAACCATTGCCAGTATGCAGGAAAAACTGGATACCTTAAACAGCCGAGTGAAAGGGGTAGATGAAGAAGTTGATTATTATAAAAGTCAGCTTTTTTTGGTAAAAAAAGAGTTATCTACCTATGAACTCACCGAGCAGCAGCTTGCCGATTTAAAACAGGAAATA
The nucleotide sequence above comes from Alteromonas naphthalenivorans. Encoded proteins:
- a CDS encoding serine/threonine protein kinase; protein product: MSSQVHKLALPAGTQLQQYQIESVLGVGGFGIVYQARHTHLDSLVAIKEFMPQHCATRDGQTVYPLSQSDELEFETGIQKFLDEAKQLVQFDDHPNIIRCKDFFKYNGTAYLVMNLERGKELAQILKAHTAQECPLTEAQIIKLMIPVLEGLQYIHDQGVLHRDIKPANIFVRSSDERPLLIDFGAAKQNFGHTQKSENQMQTYGYAPLEQVGSEGDLGPWTDIHAVGAMMWRIVLNANPPRVEDRTAKVLQGQADPALTRLDEVKEQFSENFINTIKKAISIRISERFQTANELIAALQGVPVTPQVGLDEQQTTRLDSSASASQFPPSYPSHVAHPQATDPNPSSPKSHSASGPNTAGFSTSQPISANSNSGYSPGPVPNNLGANANQHQSTTPPTKNNFKMWVGALCAAVVVLLGGFYGLQATKSSTASNQILVNEEIDIIYSLVTKAEMDNDSNTIENRMLCAMEEIDDMDDAGTRNIELLRSGIENRTLNIEKNLAKARERAADLVSRHQTNSQHINNVFDEVIKSSKQKGKYDKAEYQASLKLLVQEASKLNEKSEVIELLEKRITVTPKACG